One window of Deltaproteobacteria bacterium genomic DNA carries:
- a CDS encoding enoyl-CoA hydratase/isomerase family protein → MVSYQCILIDDPRPAVRRITLNRPEKRNALNNQLRGEILQALEEADRDVNVRVSILRGAGVCFSAGYDLGSNNAQGQPYYTASGAGQWARHVIEGSFRIWDLSKPVIGQVHGYCLAGGSELATACDLVYVAEDAQIGYPPVRLMSPPDMQFHPWLMGMRDAMEMMLTGDSISGVEAVQKGFANRAFPGAELEARVLEIAERIAKIPTELQQINKRSVHRAMEIMGVRAAIRAGTEMQALAFTTESTLTYLKEFKKGVRQALSLRDKTFGDYREREKKG, encoded by the coding sequence ATGGTAAGCTATCAATGCATTCTGATCGACGATCCACGACCAGCGGTGCGGCGCATCACCTTGAACCGTCCGGAGAAGCGCAATGCGCTCAACAATCAGTTGCGCGGCGAAATTCTCCAGGCGCTTGAAGAAGCGGACCGCGATGTGAATGTGCGAGTGAGCATTCTGCGTGGCGCTGGCGTGTGTTTTTCGGCAGGCTACGATCTGGGAAGCAACAACGCCCAAGGTCAGCCCTATTATACGGCCAGTGGCGCGGGGCAATGGGCGCGGCATGTGATCGAAGGCTCTTTCCGCATCTGGGATTTGTCCAAGCCTGTCATCGGGCAGGTGCACGGCTATTGTTTAGCTGGAGGGAGCGAATTGGCTACCGCCTGTGACCTCGTCTATGTAGCCGAAGATGCGCAGATCGGCTATCCGCCGGTGCGGTTGATGAGTCCGCCTGACATGCAGTTCCATCCGTGGTTGATGGGCATGCGGGACGCGATGGAGATGATGCTGACAGGGGATTCGATCAGCGGGGTCGAAGCTGTGCAGAAGGGCTTTGCCAACCGGGCCTTTCCCGGCGCGGAGTTAGAAGCCCGAGTGCTGGAGATTGCCGAACGTATCGCCAAGATTCCGACTGAGTTACAGCAGATTAACAAGCGGTCTGTGCATCGGGCGATGGAGATCATGGGCGTCCGCGCCGCTATCCGTGCCGGCACCGAGATGCAGGCTCTGGCGTTCACGACTGAATCGACTCTTACTTATCTCAAGGAGTTTAAGAAAGGCGTTCGTCAAGCGTTGTCTCTCCGCGACAAGACCTTTGGCGATTATCGCGAACGTGAGAAGAAAGGCTAA
- a CDS encoding helix-turn-helix domain-containing protein has translation MNVIKPIKIEADYETALAEIDALMDVVPGTPEGDRLDVLVTLVEAYEAKHWRIDPPDPIAAIELRMQQKGLTRRHLEKILGSRSRVSEILNRKRPLTLEMIRRLHALWGIPAESLIQPTTRKRRAKRTVAKATQGRVRF, from the coding sequence ATGAATGTCATCAAACCTATTAAAATCGAAGCCGACTACGAGACGGCATTGGCCGAAATTGACGCGCTTATGGATGTTGTGCCCGGAACGCCGGAAGGCGACCGACTCGACGTTCTGGTAACGTTGGTAGAAGCGTACGAAGCGAAGCACTGGCGGATCGATCCGCCAGATCCGATTGCAGCCATTGAACTGCGAATGCAACAGAAAGGCCTCACGCGCCGACACTTAGAGAAGATCCTTGGTAGCAGAAGTCGTGTCTCAGAGATCTTAAATCGCAAGCGTCCGTTAACGCTCGAAATGATCCGACGGCTCCACGCTTTATGGGGGATACCGGCTGAATCCCTCATTCAACCGACGACGCGCAAGCGGCGTGCAAAACGTACAGTCGCGAAGGCCACACAAGGAAGAGTAAGATTTTAA
- a CDS encoding DoxX family protein yields MWRQLIRTDDTITALVLRLALGMVMFPHGAQKLLGWFGGRGFFGTIDLFHQLGFSTVVAVLVTIGEFFGGLGLLAGCLTRVAAGGVGVIMLGAIITVHWQFGFFMNWTGQPVREGFEYHILAIGLVIAIMIYGGGKWSIDRTLAKS; encoded by the coding sequence ATGTGGCGACAACTCATACGGACGGACGATACGATAACGGCGCTCGTGTTGCGTCTGGCGCTGGGGATGGTGATGTTCCCGCACGGTGCGCAGAAACTTCTCGGCTGGTTCGGTGGTCGGGGATTCTTCGGCACGATCGATCTCTTTCACCAGCTCGGATTTTCGACGGTCGTTGCGGTATTGGTGACGATCGGTGAATTTTTCGGCGGACTCGGGTTGCTGGCGGGCTGTCTTACGCGGGTGGCTGCCGGCGGCGTCGGTGTCATCATGTTGGGAGCCATAATCACGGTCCACTGGCAGTTTGGTTTCTTTATGAATTGGACCGGCCAACCGGTCAGAGAAGGGTTCGAGTATCATATCCTGGCGATTGGCCTCGTCATCGCCATTATGATTTACGGCGGCGGTAAGTGGTCCATCGACCGCACCCTGGCCAAGAGTTGA
- a CDS encoding DUF2961 domain-containing protein, with amino-acid sequence MEQHPLHRHPLRTLFTYTGARSRRASSWDRRGGNRDFFVVRPGQTATLLEHNGPGCITHLYCALAFPELTDYRDAILRCYWDGEATPSVEAPLGDFFTLAHARIRQVRSALTAVNPGFGSSHGLHAYFPMPFATGARITLEHRGEQPLGGALPALWYHIDYETYEQPLPDDALRFHAQWRQEKPTVAVGSQPNVQLHRGVNLDGAHNYVVLDAVGAGQMVGLLLEINNIAGGWYGEGDDMVFVDGESWPPAIHGTGTEEIFGGGACPTREYAGPYHGFHLIESPDYNGLIGAYRWFVHDPIRFTQALRWTVEHGHANNFANEYASVAYWYQTEPHASFPPLPGRDALRPPLPAIYEEARATFFAAAREALKTLPSPAVYRIASVGELFYAGRFEETLQRLRAG; translated from the coding sequence ATGGAACAACATCCTCTTCACCGTCATCCGCTACGTACGCTCTTCACGTACACCGGCGCGCGTAGTCGACGTGCATCGTCGTGGGATCGGCGCGGCGGCAATCGAGACTTCTTCGTCGTTCGTCCAGGCCAGACTGCTACTTTGTTGGAGCACAATGGTCCGGGATGCATTACTCATCTCTATTGCGCCCTTGCTTTCCCAGAGTTGACAGACTATCGCGACGCTATCCTCCGCTGCTACTGGGACGGTGAGGCGACTCCTTCCGTCGAAGCACCTCTAGGTGACTTCTTTACGCTCGCGCACGCACGTATCCGGCAGGTGCGTAGCGCACTGACTGCGGTCAATCCAGGCTTTGGTTCGTCGCATGGACTACATGCTTATTTCCCTATGCCGTTCGCCACCGGTGCGCGCATTACCCTAGAGCATCGCGGCGAGCAGCCGTTGGGTGGCGCGCTTCCCGCCCTTTGGTATCACATTGACTACGAGACCTACGAGCAGCCGTTGCCTGATGACGCGTTGCGTTTTCATGCGCAGTGGCGGCAGGAGAAGCCGACCGTGGCGGTCGGGTCACAGCCGAATGTGCAGTTACATAGGGGAGTGAACCTCGATGGAGCGCACAACTACGTCGTGCTCGATGCTGTCGGCGCTGGCCAGATGGTTGGGCTGTTGCTTGAGATTAATAATATCGCGGGCGGATGGTACGGAGAGGGGGATGATATGGTGTTTGTAGACGGGGAGTCCTGGCCGCCCGCAATCCACGGTACGGGTACGGAAGAGATTTTTGGCGGTGGGGCCTGCCCCACGCGCGAGTACGCTGGTCCGTATCACGGGTTCCACCTTATCGAATCGCCGGACTACAACGGCCTCATCGGGGCGTATCGTTGGTTCGTCCATGATCCGATCCGTTTCACGCAGGCTTTACGTTGGACCGTCGAGCACGGCCATGCCAATAACTTCGCCAACGAGTACGCGTCGGTGGCGTACTGGTATCAGACCGAGCCCCACGCGTCTTTTCCTCCGCTGCCTGGACGAGATGCCCTACGGCCGCCGCTGCCAGCAATCTATGAAGAAGCGCGCGCAACGTTCTTTGCGGCTGCTCGCGAAGCGTTAAAGACGCTACCGAGTCCGGCAGTGTACCGTATCGCTAGCGTTGGCGAACTCTTCTATGCTGGCCGGTTCGAGGAAACTTTACAACGTCTGCGTGCTGGCTAA
- a CDS encoding enoyl-CoA hydratase/isomerase family protein, translated as MSTSHILYDISDRIGTIILNRPEVMNALGGTMREDLLSRLEQAEHDPTVRCVIITGAGTAFCAGGDIANMVEMQARNDASILAQRMTLGGKVVQFIRQMTKPVIAAINGAAAGAGMNLALACDIRYGSDRARFAESFVKIGLVPDWGGHYLLTQMVGTSRALELIMTGDRIDAEEAYRLGLINRIFPHDSFQEEVRSFAARLTDGPAETLAQIKRGVYIGATTTLAETLAHEEQAQARVFLSADAREGMRAFLEKRPPQFGK; from the coding sequence ATGAGTACATCTCACATTCTTTACGACATTAGCGACCGTATCGGCACCATCATCCTAAATCGCCCCGAGGTCATGAATGCCCTCGGCGGTACGATGCGTGAGGACCTTCTCTCCAGATTAGAACAGGCTGAACACGATCCCACCGTGCGGTGTGTCATCATTACCGGCGCGGGCACTGCTTTTTGCGCTGGCGGCGATATCGCCAATATGGTCGAGATGCAAGCAAGAAACGATGCGTCGATTCTCGCGCAGCGTATGACGCTGGGCGGCAAAGTCGTGCAGTTCATCAGGCAGATGACGAAACCGGTGATTGCCGCCATCAACGGCGCGGCGGCGGGCGCAGGGATGAATCTGGCCCTCGCCTGCGACATTCGTTACGGTTCGGACCGTGCACGGTTTGCGGAAAGCTTCGTGAAGATCGGCCTCGTTCCCGACTGGGGCGGTCACTACCTTTTGACACAGATGGTCGGCACGAGTCGAGCGCTGGAACTCATCATGACGGGAGATCGCATCGACGCGGAGGAAGCCTATCGCCTTGGCCTTATCAACCGCATCTTCCCGCACGACTCTTTTCAAGAAGAAGTGCGCAGCTTCGCGGCCCGGCTCACCGATGGCCCAGCCGAGACCTTGGCGCAGATCAAGCGTGGCGTTTACATCGGCGCGACGACGACATTAGCCGAGACCCTGGCGCATGAAGAACAGGCGCAAGCGCGGGTCTTCTTGTCGGCGGATGCACGAGAAGGTATGCGAGCGTTCTTAGAGAAACGCCCGCCGCAATTCGGTAAATAG
- a CDS encoding LLM class F420-dependent oxidoreductase: MKVGVFLFATDMSADPAAVAKKAEECGFDSFWAPEHAIIPIRTSLPYPGSRDGVIPDAYGRIMDPFVALARASAVTKTIQLGTGICLIPERNPLLLAKEVATLDRLSGGRFLLGIGAGWLKEETEIMGGNFEHRWAQTKDGILAMKELWTKDESEYQGKFYNFPKVRSFPKPAQKPHPPVYMGGTSKYVFKRVVEWGDGWMPVRFKPEDLKEGRQTLNELAKRAGRDPESIAVLAFGSSGRFRTKEELKMLEQSGVTHTTIWLDTNGDGVLKEVEDLARTVLK; the protein is encoded by the coding sequence ATGAAAGTAGGGGTTTTCCTGTTTGCAACCGATATGTCCGCCGATCCAGCGGCAGTAGCAAAAAAAGCCGAAGAGTGCGGATTCGATTCGTTCTGGGCGCCCGAGCATGCCATCATTCCTATCCGTACCTCGTTGCCGTATCCCGGCTCGCGCGATGGCGTCATTCCCGATGCCTATGGTCGGATTATGGATCCGTTTGTCGCCCTGGCTCGCGCCTCGGCAGTGACGAAAACCATTCAGCTCGGCACCGGCATTTGCCTGATCCCGGAACGGAATCCTTTGCTCCTAGCGAAAGAGGTTGCCACCCTCGACCGGCTCTCTGGTGGACGCTTTCTTCTCGGTATCGGTGCCGGGTGGCTCAAGGAGGAGACCGAGATTATGGGCGGCAACTTCGAGCACCGCTGGGCGCAAACCAAAGACGGCATCTTGGCGATGAAAGAACTGTGGACCAAAGACGAGTCCGAGTATCAGGGGAAATTTTACAACTTCCCCAAAGTGCGGTCGTTTCCTAAGCCGGCGCAGAAACCGCACCCGCCAGTCTACATGGGCGGGACATCGAAGTACGTCTTCAAACGTGTGGTCGAATGGGGCGACGGCTGGATGCCGGTACGCTTCAAACCCGAGGACCTGAAGGAGGGACGGCAGACCCTCAACGAATTAGCCAAACGTGCCGGTCGCGATCCGGAATCCATCGCCGTGCTGGCGTTCGGTTCGTCTGGCCGCTTCCGGACGAAAGAGGAACTGAAAATGTTGGAACAATCCGGCGTCACGCATACAACTATTTGGTTGGATACCAACGGCGATGGGGTGCTGAAGGAAGTAGAAGATTTGGCACGGACGGTGTTGAAGTAG
- a CDS encoding DHA2 family efflux MFS transporter permease subunit: MAEPSLSSSSSHAASANRWLIALAVMMAAVMEVLDMTIANVALDHIRGSLSAGVDEAAWVLSSYIVANAVVLPLTGWLGKYFGRKRFFVFCVVSFTVSSLLCGAAPNLSSLIVFRVLQGACGGALMPMSQAILLETFPPREHAKAMAIWGLGMMLGPILGPILGGWITDNYSWRWIFYINAPFGLLAFFLVSTILEDPPYVKRAIQRIDWWGLSYLVLGIGCMQIVLDKGEREDWFSSDLIVALASISVVSLCLFVWQELRTKEPIVDLHVFNNRTFTVGTIFTTVVMFALYGTMVLTPLYCQLLAGYTPLLAGKVLAFQYIGTFTSLLLAGRLFHRVDPRALVFLGCWCAGYGAWDMTYFNPQSDYWAIAWPGLFRGLGSGLIFMPLSTLSLSAVPKEQMGTASGLFNMVRTIGGGVGIAMLLTFLSRGAQVHQSYLGEQVHLYNPAVWKQLTVLGSTPPWVAGEGGIGHASLTALYGEVQRQALLMAFVDDFRIVAYLFFFLSPVVFLMRRPRQPGSAPAGH, from the coding sequence ATGGCTGAACCATCTTTGTCATCAAGTTCGTCTCACGCCGCTTCGGCTAATCGTTGGCTCATCGCATTGGCGGTGATGATGGCGGCCGTCATGGAAGTCCTCGATATGACGATCGCGAATGTGGCTCTTGACCACATTCGCGGCAGTCTGTCCGCCGGCGTGGATGAGGCTGCGTGGGTGTTGTCTTCTTACATCGTCGCCAACGCCGTGGTTTTGCCACTGACCGGCTGGCTCGGAAAATACTTCGGGCGCAAGCGTTTCTTCGTGTTTTGCGTCGTGTCGTTTACCGTGAGTTCTTTGCTGTGCGGCGCGGCGCCAAATCTTTCCTCGCTCATCGTATTTCGGGTACTGCAAGGAGCGTGCGGTGGCGCGCTCATGCCGATGTCGCAAGCGATCCTGCTGGAGACCTTCCCACCCAGAGAGCACGCGAAAGCCATGGCCATCTGGGGACTAGGGATGATGCTCGGTCCCATCCTCGGACCTATTCTTGGTGGTTGGATTACCGACAATTACAGTTGGCGGTGGATTTTTTACATCAATGCTCCGTTTGGTCTGCTTGCTTTCTTCTTGGTGAGCACGATTTTGGAAGACCCTCCCTATGTCAAGCGAGCGATCCAACGCATCGACTGGTGGGGGCTCAGTTACTTGGTGCTGGGTATAGGCTGCATGCAGATAGTGCTGGACAAGGGAGAGCGGGAAGACTGGTTTTCGTCGGACCTGATTGTCGCGCTGGCAAGCATCTCCGTCGTGTCGCTTTGCTTGTTCGTCTGGCAGGAACTCCGCACCAAAGAGCCGATCGTTGACCTGCATGTGTTTAACAACCGGACCTTTACCGTGGGTACGATATTCACGACTGTGGTGATGTTCGCCCTCTACGGCACCATGGTGCTCACGCCGCTCTACTGCCAACTGTTGGCTGGCTACACACCGCTCCTCGCCGGAAAAGTGTTGGCGTTTCAATATATCGGGACCTTCACCTCGCTCCTGTTAGCCGGGCGACTTTTTCACCGCGTAGACCCTCGGGCGCTTGTCTTCCTCGGCTGTTGGTGTGCTGGATATGGCGCGTGGGATATGACGTATTTCAATCCACAGAGCGACTATTGGGCAATCGCTTGGCCTGGCCTTTTTCGTGGGCTGGGGTCGGGTTTGATCTTCATGCCGCTTTCGACGTTGAGCTTGAGCGCCGTGCCGAAGGAGCAAATGGGGACGGCATCGGGATTGTTTAACATGGTGCGGACGATTGGCGGTGGCGTTGGCATTGCGATGCTGCTCACCTTTCTGAGTCGGGGCGCTCAGGTACATCAAAGCTATTTGGGCGAGCAGGTGCACCTTTACAATCCGGCGGTGTGGAAGCAACTCACCGTGCTAGGAAGCACGCCGCCTTGGGTGGCTGGCGAAGGTGGCATCGGGCATGCGTCATTGACCGCGCTCTACGGTGAAGTGCAACGCCAAGCCTTACTCATGGCGTTTGTGGATGATTTCCGCATCGTCGCGTATCTCTTTTTCTTTCTCAGTCCAGTCGTGTTTCTCATGCGCCGCCCGCGACAACCCGGCAGCGCTCCCGCCGGACATTAG
- a CDS encoding HlyD family secretion protein: protein MSDISENPQPWKKKAIVLLLLLIAVPVGGYYGKRAWDYYSTHVSTDNAYVGVSLAQVTSRIPGAVAEVLVKDNWWVKPSQVLVRLDARDAEVRLAEAQAALQKAKDTVGQMFVSVEVAEERIKEANAELVTAQAQLATMQAEFHQAKLDFQRAQQLSAEEVIAARQFDQAKTNYDVAQAYVHTQQRQLEQLKQTTVTRAKEREQARAALGMATKAEQMKHPLVRQAEAAVREAELNLSYCTITASIEGMTSKKAIEIGQRIQPGQPLLAVVPLQKVYVEANYKETQLSDVRVGQPVEIRADIYPDHVYHGRVDSLGAGTGAAFSLLPPENATGNWVKVVQRVPVKVILTEPPPQDKPLRIGLSVEAIIDTTHRDGALLTSLLQLERVKAEAQESREAAAAVSLNVLPAVIPSGFTAVR, encoded by the coding sequence GTGAGCGACATCAGCGAAAATCCACAGCCGTGGAAGAAGAAAGCGATCGTTCTCCTGCTCCTCCTCATCGCCGTGCCCGTGGGTGGGTATTATGGCAAGCGGGCGTGGGATTACTATTCCACACATGTGAGCACGGACAACGCGTATGTCGGCGTTTCCCTGGCGCAAGTGACTTCGCGCATTCCTGGCGCGGTGGCCGAGGTGCTCGTGAAAGACAATTGGTGGGTGAAGCCTAGTCAAGTATTGGTCCGGCTCGATGCTCGCGATGCGGAAGTGCGACTGGCTGAAGCTCAAGCTGCGCTCCAGAAGGCGAAGGACACTGTTGGACAAATGTTTGTCTCTGTGGAAGTGGCGGAGGAGCGCATCAAAGAGGCCAATGCCGAATTAGTGACCGCGCAGGCGCAGTTAGCAACCATGCAGGCGGAGTTTCACCAAGCCAAGCTCGATTTCCAACGCGCGCAACAACTGTCTGCGGAGGAAGTGATTGCCGCGCGGCAGTTCGATCAAGCCAAGACCAACTACGATGTCGCGCAGGCGTACGTGCACACCCAACAGCGCCAACTCGAACAGCTTAAACAGACCACCGTGACTAGGGCGAAAGAACGCGAGCAAGCCAGAGCCGCGCTTGGCATGGCGACGAAGGCTGAACAGATGAAGCATCCCTTGGTGCGGCAGGCCGAAGCCGCCGTGCGAGAGGCCGAGCTAAATCTGAGTTATTGCACGATTACCGCGTCGATTGAAGGAATGACCAGCAAGAAGGCGATCGAGATAGGGCAGCGGATTCAACCGGGGCAGCCCCTTCTGGCGGTCGTGCCTTTGCAAAAGGTGTATGTCGAGGCGAATTACAAGGAAACACAACTCAGCGATGTGCGCGTCGGTCAACCGGTCGAGATTCGTGCGGATATCTATCCTGACCATGTCTATCACGGCAGAGTGGACAGCCTGGGTGCAGGCACGGGCGCAGCCTTTTCGCTTTTGCCGCCGGAAAATGCGACCGGCAACTGGGTAAAAGTGGTCCAACGGGTGCCGGTGAAAGTGATTCTGACCGAACCGCCGCCGCAGGATAAGCCGCTCCGTATCGGGCTGTCCGTCGAAGCGATTATCGACACAACGCACCGTGACGGCGCTCTGCTCACGTCGCTCCTTCAACTTGAGCGTGTGAAAGCAGAGGCGCAAGAATCTAGAGAGGCGGCTGCAGCCGTAAGTCTCAATGTCCTGCCAGCTGTGATACCAAGCGGTTTCACCGCGGTACGTTGA
- a CDS encoding SDR family oxidoreductase, with translation MGRLDGKVAFITGAGSGIARAAAQIFTREGAKVVIAELKSELGMASEKLVRDAGGEALFVETDVTKEDSVQNAIRKTVERYGKLDVLYNCAGGSVVEDTTVTNVDMKVWDHTQSLDLLGTFLCCRHGIPEIIKAGGGTIINMSSVVALRGAFPIHIYTAAKGGIIALTKSLAGTYALDNIRVNAICPGVILTDRVRQRFGENRDQPGTIPQTRAIKIDWKQYPFATGQAEDIANVALFLASDEARMLTGVIVPADGGLSAY, from the coding sequence ATGGGACGCTTAGATGGAAAAGTTGCATTTATCACCGGCGCTGGTTCGGGGATTGCCCGCGCTGCCGCACAAATCTTCACCCGGGAAGGGGCCAAGGTCGTCATCGCCGAGCTGAAGTCGGAGCTTGGCATGGCAAGCGAAAAACTGGTGCGCGATGCCGGTGGCGAGGCACTCTTCGTCGAGACGGATGTGACCAAGGAAGACAGCGTGCAGAACGCCATCCGAAAAACCGTAGAGCGCTACGGCAAACTCGACGTGCTGTATAATTGCGCCGGGGGGTCGGTGGTGGAAGACACTACCGTCACGAACGTGGACATGAAGGTGTGGGATCACACGCAATCCCTCGACCTGTTGGGTACGTTTCTGTGTTGCCGCCATGGCATCCCGGAAATCATTAAGGCCGGTGGTGGCACGATCATCAACATGTCCTCGGTGGTGGCGCTGCGCGGCGCTTTCCCCATTCACATTTATACCGCGGCGAAAGGTGGGATCATTGCGTTGACGAAATCGCTCGCCGGTACGTACGCGCTCGACAACATCCGCGTGAACGCCATTTGTCCGGGAGTTATCCTCACCGACCGCGTGCGACAACGCTTTGGCGAGAATCGCGACCAGCCGGGGACGATTCCGCAAACCCGCGCGATCAAGATCGATTGGAAACAATACCCCTTCGCAACCGGGCAAGCGGAAGACATCGCCAACGTGGCGCTGTTTCTCGCCTCCGACGAGGCGCGCATGTTGACCGGCGTCATCGTTCCGGCGGATGGCGGCTTGTCGGCGTACTAA
- a CDS encoding copper-translocating P-type ATPase, translated as MTTPEPTSVLIGIRGMHCASCVEKIERALRQTPGVLSASVNLASEEALIQYRPDLAAAKDLYQAIAATGYAVVEPTAQAASIDRQRQQEELRDLKLKLVVSGILGALVMLGSMPHLLHLPLLSHPLMLLALTTPVQFWCGWQFYRGAWTAARHGSSDMNTLIAVGTSAAYGYSLGAVLVPDFFTSAGQTPQLYFESSAMIIALILLGRLLESRAKRRTTDAIRRLVTLQPQTAHRVTNQGEEEVPVDRVQVGDLLSVRPGEQIPVDGIVVSGSSSIDESMLTGESLPAEKQPGDSVIGATLNTTGALTFQATQVGESTALARIVRLVREAQGAKAPIQRLVDTVASYFVPTVIGMAVLTFLAWYLFGPEPRGNFALMNFVAILIIACPCALGLATPTAIMVGTGRGAEQGVLIKGGEILERVHALTTVVFDKTGTLTTGKPTVTDVIPLQVESQKSKVKSQKPSDIEPPTSHFAAQDSTGSTQHSGFPASELLRLAASVEWHSEHPLGEAIVRKAGEEELALAEVDSFRAISGQGVEASVEGRTVLLGNRRLLEARGMETALIAAQAETLANAGKTPMFMALDGRPVGILAVADTLKPHAAEAVAALRGQGLTVVMLTGDHRRTAEAIARQAGISHVIAEVLPEDKAAEIRRLQAAGGVVGMVGDGVNDAPALVQADVGIALGTGTAVAIEAADITLLRGDVQGVVIAIRLSRRTIRIIRQNLFWAFIYNVIGIPIAAGLLYPAWHLLLHPMLAALAMALSSVSVVTNSLRLRGVSLG; from the coding sequence ATGACCACCCCCGAACCAACCTCCGTGCTCATCGGTATTCGCGGCATGCACTGCGCCTCGTGCGTGGAGAAGATCGAACGCGCGTTGCGCCAGACCCCGGGCGTGCTGAGCGCTAGCGTCAATCTTGCGAGCGAGGAGGCGTTGATCCAGTACCGCCCAGACCTGGCCGCCGCAAAAGATCTGTATCAGGCCATCGCTGCCACCGGGTATGCAGTCGTCGAGCCGACTGCTCAGGCCGCCAGCATCGATCGACAGCGGCAACAAGAAGAACTGCGCGACCTGAAACTGAAACTGGTCGTCAGCGGCATACTTGGCGCGCTCGTCATGCTCGGTTCCATGCCGCATTTGCTGCATCTGCCGCTGCTCTCCCATCCGTTGATGCTGCTCGCGCTAACGACACCCGTACAATTCTGGTGTGGCTGGCAATTTTACCGTGGTGCGTGGACGGCGGCGCGTCACGGTTCCAGCGATATGAACACCCTCATCGCGGTGGGCACGTCTGCAGCCTATGGCTACAGCCTCGGCGCTGTCTTGGTGCCTGACTTCTTTACTTCGGCAGGGCAAACGCCCCAACTATATTTCGAGTCCTCGGCCATGATTATCGCCTTGATCCTGCTGGGACGATTGCTGGAAAGTCGCGCCAAGCGGCGCACCACCGATGCCATCCGCCGCCTCGTCACGCTGCAGCCGCAAACCGCGCACCGCGTGACCAATCAGGGGGAAGAAGAAGTGCCAGTGGACCGCGTACAAGTGGGTGACCTGCTCTCCGTGCGTCCCGGAGAACAGATTCCGGTCGATGGCATCGTGGTCAGCGGTTCCTCAAGCATCGACGAGTCCATGCTCACTGGAGAAAGCCTCCCGGCGGAAAAGCAGCCTGGAGATTCGGTGATCGGTGCGACGCTGAACACCACCGGCGCGCTGACTTTTCAGGCGACGCAGGTGGGAGAAAGCACGGCACTCGCGCGGATCGTGCGGCTGGTGCGCGAAGCCCAAGGCGCCAAAGCCCCGATTCAGCGTCTCGTCGATACTGTAGCTAGCTATTTCGTTCCCACCGTCATTGGCATGGCCGTCCTGACTTTTCTGGCGTGGTATCTGTTCGGACCCGAGCCGCGCGGGAATTTCGCTTTGATGAATTTCGTGGCGATACTGATTATTGCTTGTCCGTGTGCCCTCGGCCTTGCCACCCCTACGGCCATCATGGTGGGCACCGGGCGCGGCGCGGAACAGGGCGTGCTCATCAAGGGCGGAGAAATTCTGGAGCGCGTACACGCCCTCACGACTGTGGTCTTCGACAAGACTGGCACGCTCACGACCGGTAAGCCTACGGTCACGGATGTCATTCCATTACAAGTCGAAAGTCAAAAGTCAAAAGTCAAAAGTCAAAAGCCTTCGGACATCGAGCCGCCGACCTCTCACTTCGCCGCTCAGGATTCAACTGGCAGCACTCAGCACTCGGGCTTTCCAGCTTCGGAATTATTACGCTTGGCGGCCAGCGTGGAATGGCACAGTGAGCATCCGCTAGGAGAGGCGATTGTCCGCAAGGCGGGTGAAGAAGAACTCGCCCTTGCCGAGGTCGACTCGTTCCGCGCAATTTCCGGTCAAGGGGTGGAGGCTTCGGTAGAAGGCCGCACCGTGCTGCTTGGCAATCGCCGACTGCTGGAAGCCCGAGGGATGGAGACGGCACTGATCGCTGCTCAGGCGGAAACCTTGGCCAACGCAGGTAAGACGCCGATGTTCATGGCGCTCGATGGTCGGCCTGTGGGAATTCTCGCCGTGGCGGATACGCTCAAGCCCCACGCGGCGGAGGCAGTTGCCGCGCTCCGTGGCCAAGGTCTGACCGTCGTCATGTTGACCGGCGATCACCGGCGCACGGCTGAGGCCATTGCCCGGCAAGCCGGTATCTCGCACGTCATTGCGGAAGTCCTGCCTGAAGACAAGGCCGCCGAGATTCGACGGCTGCAAGCTGCTGGAGGCGTTGTCGGCATGGTTGGCGACGGCGTCAACGATGCACCAGCGCTGGTGCAGGCGGATGTGGGGATTGCCCTTGGCACCGGGACCGCTGTAGCGATCGAGGCGGCAGATATCACCTTGCTGCGCGGCGACGTGCAAGGCGTCGTGATCGCCATTCGTTTATCGCGCCGGACTATACGGATCATTCGCCAGAATCTGTTCTGGGCGTTTATTTACAATGTGATTGGCATTCCCATCGCCGCAGGATTACTCTACCCGGCTTGGCACTTGCTCTTGCATCCGATGTTGGCCGCGTTGGCGATGGCGCTGAGTTCCGTGTCCGTCGTCACGAACTCACTGCGTCTGCGCGGCGTTTCACTCGGCTGA